A single Triticum dicoccoides isolate Atlit2015 ecotype Zavitan chromosome 2A, WEW_v2.0, whole genome shotgun sequence DNA region contains:
- the LOC119353345 gene encoding THUMP domain-containing protein 1 homolog: MASAGGDTKGRKRKFLPHGKPVRKGAYPLRPGVQGFFITCDGGREHQATREAISLLDTFYEDLVDGKVFDEKPKSIPDKPLNKKIKFDDSDSSDDEDQGHSVEEANNGNDAEKGEAKSSEQQQEVPGALGIASKEDEEQVETAGGSAPKKQRIEDPLVSEQTEPKAPTDEPAETTDDKPKESTDKPAETTDDKPKESTDKPTETSDKPKASNDKPKEFTGKPKASNDKPIDDLIDEDLKQLGDRKKRLFASVDSGCNGCIFIQMHKRDGDPGPVEIVQSMMSSAASTRKHMSRFILRVLPAEVVCYASEEEITRAVAPLVEKYFPKESPSGHKFAVLYEARSNTGIDRMKIINAVAKSIPQPHKVDLSNPDRTIIVQIAKTICMIGVVERYKELSKFNLRQLTSPPEK, from the exons ATGGCCTCCGCCGGCGGCGACACCAAGGGGAGGAAGCGCAAGTTCCTGCCCCACGGCAAGCCGGTGCGGAAGGGCGCGTACCCGCTGCGCCCCGGCGTGCAGGGCTTCTTCATCACCTGCGACGGCGGCCGCGAGCACCAGGCCACCCGCGAGGCCATCTCTCTCCTGGACACC TTCTACGAGGACCTGGTTGACGGGAAAGTATTTGATGAGAAGCCCAAGAGCATCCCTGACAAGCCGctgaacaaaaaaataaagtttgaCGACTCTGATTCCTCCGATGATGAGGATCAAGGTCATTCAGTGGAGGAGGCTAACAATGGAAATGATGCAGAAAAAGGTGAAGCCAAGTCATCTGAGCAGCAACAAGAGGTACCTGGTGCCTTGGGAATTGCCAGCAAGGAGGATGAAGAACAAGTGGAAACTGCTGGCGGATCAGCGCCAAAGAAGCAACGGATAGAAGATCCTCTGGTTTCTGAACAGACAGAACCAAAAGCGCCCACTGATGAACCAGCAGAGACTACTGATGATAAGCCAAAAGAGTCCACTGATAAACCAGCAGAGACTACTGATGATAAGCCAAAAGAGTCCACTGATAAACCAACAGAGACTAGTGATAAACCAAAAGCGTCCAACGATAAACCGAAAGAGTTCACTGGTAAACCAAAGGCGTCCAATGACAAACCTATTGATGATTTAATTGATGAGGATCTAAAACAACTGGGGGACAGGAAAAAG AGGCTGTTTGCAAGTGTTGATTCCGGTTGCAATGGTTGCATCTTCATTCAAATGCACAAAAGAGATGGAGACCCTGGTCCAGTTGAGATTGTACAAAGCATGATGTCTTCGGCTGCTTCAACTCGTAAACATATGTCCAG GTTTATTCTGAGGGTGTTGCCTGCTGAGGTGGTATGTTATGCTTCAGAAGAGGAAATAACAAGAGCTGTTGCTCCACTTGTTGAAAAGTACTTCCCCAAAGAATCTCCTTCGGGACATAAG TTTGCTGTGTTATACGAAGCAAGGTCAAACACAGGAATCGATAGAATGAAAATTATAAATGCAGTAGCAAAATCTATACCTCAGCCTCACAAAGTTGACCTCAGCAACCCTGACAGGACTATTATTGTTCAGATTGCCAAG ACTATATGCATGATTGGAGTGGTGGAGAGATACAAAGAGCTTTCGAAGTTCAACCTAAGGCAGCTGACCTCGCCACCAGAGAAGTAG